From the Bacteroidota bacterium genome, one window contains:
- a CDS encoding chromophore lyase CpcT/CpeT, producing the protein MKSTFRILVFILFCSVAQNSHAQSEELKTLSQWMSGSYSSEAQHLKDTANYFDIRLQIIPIWTNRKDGFWFYVEQAVASYIDQPYRQRVYHLKENDKGKFESVVYTLSNPLRFTHKPEDVEKLSTDSLSEKEGCSVYLTRKDKDSFSGGTDGKKCPSDRKGAAYATSEVSITANELISWDRGYNDKDEQVWGAEKGGYHFIKISQINSVEKK; encoded by the coding sequence ATGAAATCTACATTCCGCATCCTTGTATTCATTTTATTTTGTTCTGTCGCGCAAAACAGCCATGCACAATCCGAAGAACTGAAAACTCTTTCACAATGGATGTCCGGGTCCTATTCGAGTGAAGCGCAACACCTCAAAGATACAGCGAATTATTTCGACATCCGACTCCAGATTATCCCCATCTGGACCAACCGAAAAGACGGATTCTGGTTTTATGTGGAACAGGCTGTTGCAAGCTATATTGACCAGCCTTATCGCCAACGCGTTTATCACTTGAAAGAAAACGATAAAGGCAAATTTGAAAGCGTGGTTTACACTCTCAGCAATCCGCTTCGTTTTACACATAAACCTGAAGATGTTGAAAAACTGAGCACCGACAGTCTTAGCGAAAAAGAAGGATGTTCCGTTTACCTGACCAGGAAAGACAAGGATTCATTCTCAGGTGGTACCGATGGTAAAAAATGCCCAAGTGATCGCAAAGGTGCAGCTTATGCTACTTCTGAAGTCAGCATCACAGCTAACGAATTAATTTCATGGGATCGCGGATACAATGATAAAGACGAACAGGTTTGGGGAGCTGAAAAGGGAGGATATCATTTTATCAAAATTTCTCAGATCAATTCAGTCGAAAAAAAATAA
- a CDS encoding T9SS type A sorting domain-containing protein, which translates to MKKQFLPPLLVFCLLSFSLRAGLIQVPADYPQIQSAILASANGDTVVVAPGTYYENINFRGKKIVLTSRFYESLDTAFIHSTIINGSQPIHPDTASCVIFNSGEDSTTVIQGFTLTGGAGTVWLDIHGAGTFREGGGIITEFSSPVIQYNLIHDNIVMNTTNVNSTGGGGIRSGDGNPTIRNNVICHNQGKYGGGIVLNYCQGRVENNLIAYNSGGQSYGGGGLWGTGVDSNTVVHVINNTIVNNQVTGTGSYAGKGGGIFVFSIKFDLQNNIVWGNTQSAGGPINTYFGGVVRASHCDIEGGYPGTSNIDVNPLFANTSSWLLSIGSPCIDAGTPGSVFFDPESESIGVAEFPSLGSLQNDMGVYGGPLAMTLPSCPGVATGILSPSQKNNFSVDVYPNPVHKDQVMIKASSNTGKEIVLIMYDYSGREILQKKFSSESLSQGEILNLQGYSNGIYTIRYMCGDVQKVLKLIIARN; encoded by the coding sequence ATGAAAAAACAATTCTTACCCCCGCTGCTTGTTTTTTGCCTGTTGAGTTTTTCTCTCCGGGCCGGACTGATTCAGGTCCCTGCTGATTATCCACAGATCCAATCGGCCATTCTGGCTTCCGCGAATGGCGATACGGTTGTGGTCGCCCCGGGAACGTATTATGAAAATATAAATTTCAGAGGAAAAAAAATTGTGCTTACAAGCCGGTTTTATGAATCTCTTGATACTGCATTTATACATTCTACTATCATTAATGGAAGTCAGCCCATTCATCCGGATACTGCTTCCTGTGTCATTTTTAATTCAGGTGAGGATTCCACAACAGTAATTCAGGGATTCACTCTGACCGGTGGAGCAGGAACTGTCTGGCTGGATATTCATGGTGCCGGAACATTTCGCGAAGGTGGAGGGATCATCACGGAGTTTTCTTCGCCTGTGATTCAGTACAACCTGATTCATGACAATATCGTAATGAATACTACCAACGTAAATTCTACCGGTGGTGGAGGAATTCGCTCCGGTGATGGAAATCCGACCATCCGGAATAATGTCATTTGTCACAACCAGGGAAAATATGGCGGTGGTATCGTTTTAAACTATTGCCAGGGAAGGGTAGAGAACAATCTGATCGCTTACAATTCAGGCGGACAATCCTACGGAGGTGGTGGTTTGTGGGGAACAGGAGTTGATTCAAATACTGTCGTGCATGTGATCAACAACACCATCGTGAACAATCAGGTAACAGGAACAGGTTCTTATGCAGGCAAAGGCGGAGGCATTTTTGTGTTCTCGATAAAATTTGATTTACAAAACAATATTGTCTGGGGAAATACACAGTCCGCCGGCGGTCCCATCAATACATATTTCGGTGGTGTTGTCAGAGCGAGTCATTGCGATATTGAAGGAGGTTATCCCGGTACATCCAATATCGATGTGAATCCGCTTTTCGCGAATACTTCTTCTTGGCTCTTGTCGATTGGTTCACCCTGTATTGATGCGGGTACTCCGGGTTCTGTTTTTTTCGATCCGGAATCTGAATCCATTGGTGTGGCGGAATTTCCTTCACTTGGATCATTGCAAAATGACATGGGTGTCTATGGCGGACCATTGGCGATGACTTTGCCTTCTTGTCCGGGTGTTGCAACAGGAATCTTATCGCCATCACAGAAAAATAATTTTTCAGTAGATGTATATCCCAATCCTGTGCACAAGGATCAGGTGATGATCAAAGCCAGTAGCAATACGGGGAAAGAAATCGTGTTGATAATGTATGATTATTCGGGAAGAGAAATTTTGCAAAAGAAATTTTCTTCAGAATCACTTAGCCAGGGCGAAATACTCAACCTGCAAGGCTATAGCAATGGGATATATACTATCCGTTATATGTGCGGCGATGTTCAGAAAGTGTTAAAGCTAATCATCGCAAGAAACTAA
- a CDS encoding helix-turn-helix transcriptional regulator: MSILLDLQNQASFDTWTSLFLVAALQGFFLSLVLFRHKKGNLLANHILSLLIGLYSITLVSYVIYWTGYYKVYTWMDGWTDSFPLIFGPLTYFYVKVLEDGTLPRNYKRHFIPVWLSLIYLVPVLIKNTFGSPDWIMPLFGNMRHWLWFFRTVVVAQNISLITYGVILLRDLKKYAPSDSSDQAEAVKKSWLKKVILAYNGFVWGYLLYWVLVWTDMIRVEYDYTISFAISVFIYMTGYLGFRQPEIFNGVEQQKKEAEAKYSRSTLKPEQLILLKERLIQLMEEKKPFLNSELKIQQLSEMMGISSHQLSQLVNEQLGLSYPEFIHKYRIREAERLLSDPNYAETKILSIAFDVGYSNKATFNSAFKKLTGMSPLEFKRAQSRQTLRVVRTGTDLFL; encoded by the coding sequence ATGAGCATACTTCTGGACCTGCAGAACCAGGCTTCCTTCGATACCTGGACTTCCCTCTTCCTGGTAGCCGCCCTACAAGGCTTCTTTTTGTCGCTGGTGCTCTTCCGGCACAAGAAGGGTAACCTGCTGGCCAATCATATTCTTTCTCTACTCATCGGTCTGTATTCCATCACACTCGTCTCCTATGTGATCTATTGGACGGGCTATTATAAAGTGTATACCTGGATGGATGGATGGACCGATTCATTCCCGCTCATCTTCGGTCCGCTTACTTATTTCTATGTCAAAGTGCTTGAAGATGGCACGCTGCCTCGGAATTATAAAAGACATTTTATCCCCGTCTGGCTTTCGCTGATCTATCTCGTTCCTGTATTGATCAAAAATACTTTCGGTAGTCCTGATTGGATCATGCCGCTTTTCGGGAATATGCGTCACTGGCTGTGGTTTTTCAGAACAGTCGTGGTCGCACAAAATATCAGCCTTATTACTTATGGAGTCATCCTGCTTCGCGATCTGAAAAAATATGCTCCTTCTGATTCATCAGATCAGGCAGAAGCCGTGAAAAAAAGCTGGCTAAAAAAAGTGATCCTCGCTTACAATGGTTTTGTGTGGGGCTACTTGTTGTATTGGGTTCTCGTGTGGACCGACATGATTCGTGTCGAATACGATTACACAATTTCTTTCGCGATCTCCGTATTCATTTACATGACCGGATATCTTGGTTTCCGGCAACCTGAAATTTTCAATGGTGTCGAACAACAGAAAAAAGAAGCGGAAGCAAAATATTCCAGATCCACTTTGAAACCGGAACAATTGATTCTGCTTAAAGAACGACTGATCCAATTGATGGAGGAAAAGAAGCCATTTCTTAACAGTGAGTTAAAAATTCAGCAACTCTCGGAAATGATGGGGATTTCTTCACATCAGCTTTCGCAATTGGTGAATGAACAACTAGGACTGAGTTATCCTGAATTCATTCATAAATACAGGATCAGAGAAGCGGAACGACTGCTCTCTGATCCGAATTATGCGGAAACGAAAATTCTCAGTATCGCTTTTGATGTCGGTTACAGTAACAAGGCAACATTCAACAGTGCTTTCAAAAAGTTAACGGGAATGTCGCCATTGGAATTTAAACGGGCGCAGTCGAGACAAACATTACGTGTTGTCCGCACCGGAACCGACCTTTTTTTATAA
- a CDS encoding bifunctional folylpolyglutamate synthase/dihydrofolate synthase encodes MNYEETLDYLFAQLPMFHRIGAAAYKANLDNTHAICEFLDHPENKFRSIHIAGTNGKGSTSHMLAAILQSAGYKTGLYTSPHLIDFRERIRINGEMISKDAVVGFVEKYKTQFEKVQPSFFEWTVGLAFDYFANEKVEIAVIETGLGGRLDSTNVITPLLSVITNISWDHANLLGDTLKKIAAEKAGIIKKEIPVVIGEVREVTAVVFTDKAASMSAPIVFAEVLLRAEQKESTAPDRQVFSIYAGKQLLFDSLEIDLAGHYQRKNILTVIESVLKLNEAGFRIEEEHIRAGLSNVRGLTGLMGRWQTISESPRIVCDVGHNEDGIREILNQLALLSYDRLHIVFGVVNDKDVTSILKLLPVNAKYYFCKANLPRALGQEELKNQAQNFGLKGEAYDSVYDAFLAAKNAAEKSDFVFIGGSTFVVAEILQALS; translated from the coding sequence ATGAATTACGAGGAAACCCTGGATTATCTTTTTGCCCAATTGCCGATGTTTCATCGTATCGGTGCCGCGGCGTACAAGGCCAACCTTGACAACACCCATGCGATTTGCGAATTCCTGGATCATCCGGAAAATAAATTTCGTTCCATACACATAGCGGGGACCAACGGTAAAGGCAGTACTTCTCACATGCTTGCGGCTATTCTGCAGTCGGCAGGATACAAGACAGGATTATATACTTCTCCCCACCTCATCGATTTCCGGGAACGCATTCGGATCAACGGTGAAATGATTTCGAAGGATGCTGTTGTTGGATTTGTAGAGAAATATAAAACGCAGTTTGAAAAAGTGCAGCCTTCTTTTTTTGAGTGGACTGTTGGGCTAGCCTTCGATTATTTTGCAAACGAAAAAGTGGAAATCGCGGTTATTGAAACGGGTCTTGGTGGCCGGCTCGATTCTACCAATGTGATCACGCCGCTTTTATCCGTCATCACCAATATCAGCTGGGATCATGCCAACCTGCTTGGAGATACATTGAAAAAAATCGCAGCTGAAAAAGCGGGCATTATCAAAAAAGAAATCCCTGTTGTGATTGGAGAGGTAAGAGAAGTAACAGCAGTTGTGTTCACCGACAAAGCTGCTTCAATGAGTGCTCCTATTGTTTTCGCAGAAGTTCTCCTGCGCGCGGAACAAAAGGAATCTACGGCTCCCGACCGTCAGGTGTTTAGCATTTATGCCGGGAAGCAATTGCTTTTTGACTCACTCGAGATCGACCTTGCCGGACATTACCAGCGTAAAAATATTCTTACGGTCATTGAGTCTGTTTTGAAATTGAATGAAGCGGGATTTAGAATAGAAGAAGAACATATTCGTGCAGGATTAAGCAATGTCCGTGGACTTACCGGTTTGATGGGACGATGGCAAACAATATCTGAATCTCCGCGAATCGTCTGTGATGTTGGACACAATGAAGACGGTATTCGTGAGATTCTGAATCAGCTGGCATTGCTTTCGTATGATCGTTTGCACATTGTTTTTGGAGTGGTCAATGATAAGGATGTCACGTCCATCCTGAAACTGCTACCGGTAAATGCCAAATATTATTTTTGCAAAGCGAATTTACCGAGGGCGCTTGGACAGGAGGAGTTAAAAAATCAAGCTCAAAATTTTGGCCTCAAGGGTGAAGCTTACGATTCAGTTTACGACGCTTTTCTTGCCGCGAAAAATGCGGCGGAGAAATCGGATTTTGTTTTTATCGGAGGAAGTACTTTTGTGGTGGCAGAAATTCTACAGGCATTATCCTGA